In a single window of the Campylobacter hyointestinalis subsp. lawsonii genome:
- the dsbI gene encoding protein-disulfide oxidoreductase DsbI — protein sequence MKFFKDLKSDPIGKIASLQDERAIWIIMVVAMGGLVVVAHSLFQNYIYMAPCEQCVYIRFSMLVMALGGVIAAINPKNIILKIIGYIFGFYGAIIGMMYSLKLNSIHNAVHSEDPFGVQGCSFEPSFPFGLRLDIWVPDLFKPTGDCGYDNPMVPYGVSLSWLRQWFVDFYSEGWYLIPSLKFINMAQACFIAYAVAFVLLCAMLVCQIVKSKKA from the coding sequence ATGAAGTTTTTCAAGGACTTAAAAAGTGATCCGATAGGCAAAATAGCCTCTTTACAAGATGAAAGAGCTATCTGGATAATTATGGTCGTGGCTATGGGCGGGTTAGTTGTAGTCGCTCATAGTTTGTTTCAAAACTATATTTATATGGCGCCTTGCGAACAGTGTGTTTATATAAGGTTTTCTATGCTTGTTATGGCTCTTGGCGGCGTTATTGCTGCTATAAATCCTAAAAATATTATTCTAAAAATTATCGGATATATTTTTGGATTTTATGGAGCTATTATAGGAATGATGTATTCTTTAAAACTAAATTCTATACATAACGCAGTTCATAGCGAAGACCCTTTTGGGGTACAAGGTTGCTCATTTGAGCCTAGTTTTCCTTTTGGACTTCGGCTTGATATATGGGTGCCTGATTTGTTTAAGCCAACTGGGGATTGTGGATATGATAATCCTATGGTTCCTTATGGTGTCAGTCTTTCATGGCTTAGGCAATGGTTTGTAGATTTTTATAGTGAGGGTTGGTATCTTATCCCTTCGCTTAAGTTTATAAATATGGCGCAAGCTTGCTTTATAGCTTACGCAGTTGCTTTTGTGCTACTTTGTGCTATGCTTGTTTGCCAGATAGTAAAGTCAAAAAAGGCATAA
- a CDS encoding peptidylprolyl isomerase, giving the protein MREELKVYEINKDELAKLKYAVIKTDKGDMIAELFADEAPQAVTNFATLAKSGFYDGLNFHRVIPNFVIQGGCPLGNGTGGPGWRIKCECVNQKHRHLRGSLSMAHAGRDTGGSQFFVCHSAQPHLDGVHTVFGILIDEDSKKVLDSIRQNDKIQTIEIKEKL; this is encoded by the coding sequence ATGAGAGAAGAACTAAAAGTTTATGAGATAAACAAAGACGAGCTTGCAAAGCTAAAATACGCCGTGATAAAAACAGATAAGGGCGATATGATTGCAGAGCTTTTTGCAGACGAAGCGCCTCAAGCCGTAACAAATTTCGCTACTTTGGCAAAAAGCGGATTTTATGATGGACTAAATTTCCATAGAGTTATACCAAATTTCGTTATCCAAGGCGGTTGCCCATTAGGTAATGGTACTGGAGGGCCAGGCTGGAGAATAAAATGTGAATGCGTAAATCAAAAACATAGACATCTAAGAGGAAGTCTATCTATGGCGCATGCCGGACGTGACACCGGTGGAAGTCAGTTTTTCGTATGTCATAGTGCTCAGCCTCATTTAGATGGCGTTCATACTGTTTTTGGTATTCTTATAGATGAAGATAGTAAAAAAGTCTTAGACTCTATAAGACAAAATGACAAGATACAAACAATTGAAATAAAAGAAAAGCTATAA
- a CDS encoding YebC/PmpR family DNA-binding transcriptional regulator: MGRAFEYRRASKEARWDKMSKLFPKLGKAITVAAKEGGINPEMNPKLRTAIATAKAQNMPKDNIDAAIKRANGKDSSDIKTIFYDGKAAHGVQIIVETATDNPTRTVANVKAIFSKNGGEMLPSGSLNFMFSRKAVFEVVKPSGDIEELELELIDAGLTDIEEDGETITIYGDYTSFGTLSEGIEKMGLEVKKGSLQFIPNSTVNLDESALGELERLLDKLEDDDDVQAVYTNIE; the protein is encoded by the coding sequence ATGGGACGAGCATTTGAATATAGACGTGCTTCAAAAGAGGCTCGTTGGGATAAAATGAGTAAGCTTTTTCCAAAATTAGGAAAAGCTATAACAGTGGCTGCTAAAGAAGGCGGAATAAATCCTGAAATGAATCCAAAACTTCGCACCGCAATAGCAACGGCAAAAGCTCAAAATATGCCAAAAGATAACATAGATGCAGCTATAAAAAGAGCAAATGGAAAAGATAGTAGTGATATAAAAACTATATTTTATGATGGAAAAGCAGCACACGGAGTTCAGATTATAGTAGAAACCGCGACCGATAATCCAACTCGCACCGTAGCAAACGTCAAAGCGATATTTAGCAAAAACGGCGGAGAGATGCTACCTAGTGGAAGTTTAAATTTTATGTTTTCTAGAAAAGCAGTCTTTGAAGTAGTAAAACCAAGTGGCGATATAGAGGAGTTGGAGCTTGAGCTTATCGATGCTGGACTTACTGATATAGAAGAAGATGGTGAAACTATAACCATATATGGAGATTATACTAGTTTTGGTACTCTTAGCGAAGGTATAGAGAAAATGGGGCTTGAAGTAAAAAAAGGTAGCTTACAATTTATCCCAAACTCAACTGTAAATTTAGATGAATCTGCTTTGGGTGAGCTTGAGCGACTACTAGATAAACTTGAAGACGATGATGATGTTCAAGCCGTTTATACAAATATAGAATAA
- the fldA gene encoding flavodoxin FldA yields the protein MTGIIFGSSMGNTEEAANLIASNLGIDNVLNVADTDAKTINSFDKLIIGSSTWGSGDLQDDWDVFDFDSLDVSGKTVALFGLGDSSSYSDTYCDAMGIIYDKLTQKGANIIGQVSADGYSFDESRSLKDGKFVGLALDADNESDQTEERIKKWTESIKSQIL from the coding sequence ATGACAGGTATAATTTTTGGTAGTAGTATGGGGAATACTGAAGAAGCAGCAAATTTGATAGCTTCTAATTTAGGTATTGATAACGTATTAAATGTAGCTGACACTGATGCTAAAACTATAAATAGTTTTGACAAACTTATCATCGGTAGCTCTACTTGGGGAAGTGGAGATTTGCAAGATGATTGGGATGTTTTTGACTTTGATAGTTTAGATGTGAGCGGTAAAACTGTGGCTTTATTTGGTTTGGGAGATAGCTCAAGCTACAGTGATACATACTGTGATGCTATGGGGATCATCTATGATAAGCTAACCCAAAAAGGAGCAAATATCATAGGTCAAGTTTCTGCTGATGGATATAGTTTTGATGAGAGTAGATCGCTAAAGGATGGTAAATTCGTAGGACTTGCGCTTGATGCTGACAATGAGAGCGACCAGACTGAAGAACGCATCAAAAAATGGACTGAGTCTATAAAATCTCAAATTTTATAA
- a CDS encoding DUF2325 domain-containing protein, translating into MSVLVIGADEITPIKAVLKDLGADNIEHWDARNENRVNRKPIPQDTKCVVMLTSFLNHNTMKKIKCEAKKRNIPIVCAKRSVSCVFCEYCKVFGLDKEFGCADK; encoded by the coding sequence ATGTCAGTGCTAGTCATAGGTGCAGATGAAATAACCCCGATCAAAGCAGTTTTAAAAGATTTAGGTGCAGACAACATAGAACATTGGGATGCTAGAAATGAAAATAGGGTAAATAGAAAACCTATACCGCAAGATACTAAGTGTGTTGTTATGCTAACTAGTTTTTTAAATCACAATACGATGAAAAAAATCAAATGTGAAGCTAAAAAACGCAATATTCCGATCGTTTGTGCAAAAAGAAGTGTAAGTTGTGTTTTTTGTGAATACTGCAAAGTTTTTGGACTAGATAAAGAGTTTGGGTGTGCGGATAAATGA
- a CDS encoding lytic transglycosylase domain-containing protein, translated as MKSLINFSLIAIFFSSFLNSQVLNIEELKTAPRGLARDYYIYRYINEKKPSKKEIAQLKHYVYRYAGKIKSKIEDKIGVSKQVTLDCRGINANNLLEANATCQNAIVTIKYLQTLSREKRKELADKFKNVSPSLANFIIGFDMPDPVLYYINTNDTASYLKCYNASRDKEKFLNEHNLTSKFVAKISSNRQFKALINDIVINRKYNEFRHNLIRISSSDLIDSDVAFLLGLNAILFHRDEDALRFFSSAAKNATAASKRDNANFWVYLITKDKKLLKTIAKSSDINIYSLYAREFSGGGKIKIIVPNPKIDTLLNYDYTDPLAWQRVKNSISKMDSAELLKYGARFFTKSTIGEYSYIMEKAHNYKLHFYPTPFMEDIGSDDTKRKALILALARQESRFVPSAVSTSYALGMMQFMPFLANHIGKKELKIEGFDQDDMFKPSVAYKFANRHLDYLEKYLSNPVFIAYAYNGGIGFTKRMLQKGDLFNKNSAYKKYEPFLSMELVPYAESRNYAKKVLSNYIIYLAILNSSTKISQFFENLMIPGESEKFR; from the coding sequence TTGAAATCGCTAATAAACTTTAGTCTAATAGCTATATTTTTTAGCTCTTTTTTAAATTCACAAGTTTTAAACATAGAAGAACTAAAAACTGCCCCACGCGGTTTGGCAAGAGATTATTACATATACCGGTATATTAATGAGAAAAAACCGAGTAAAAAAGAGATAGCTCAGCTAAAACATTATGTTTATAGATATGCTGGAAAGATAAAAAGCAAGATAGAAGATAAAATAGGCGTCTCAAAGCAGGTTACTTTAGACTGTCGTGGCATAAATGCAAACAATCTTTTAGAAGCGAATGCGACTTGTCAAAATGCGATCGTCACTATTAAATACTTACAAACTCTTAGTAGAGAAAAGAGAAAAGAGTTGGCGGATAAATTTAAAAATGTATCGCCGTCTTTGGCAAATTTTATCATCGGTTTTGATATGCCAGATCCTGTTTTATACTATATAAATACTAACGATACTGCTAGCTATCTAAAATGCTATAATGCAAGTAGAGATAAAGAGAAGTTTTTAAACGAACATAATCTTACTAGTAAATTTGTAGCGAAAATAAGCTCAAATCGGCAGTTTAAAGCTTTGATAAATGATATAGTGATAAATCGAAAATACAATGAGTTTAGGCATAATCTCATAAGAATTAGTAGTAGTGATCTTATCGATAGCGATGTCGCATTTTTACTTGGGCTAAATGCTATTTTATTTCATAGAGATGAAGACGCTTTGAGATTTTTTAGTAGTGCGGCAAAAAACGCAACTGCAGCTAGTAAAAGAGATAATGCAAATTTTTGGGTATATCTGATAACAAAAGATAAAAAGCTATTAAAAACCATAGCAAAAAGTAGCGATATAAATATCTATAGTCTTTATGCAAGAGAATTTAGCGGTGGTGGAAAGATAAAGATTATAGTTCCAAATCCAAAAATAGATACGCTATTAAATTATGACTACACCGATCCTTTAGCTTGGCAAAGAGTGAAAAATAGCATATCTAAAATGGATAGTGCTGAGCTTTTAAAGTATGGAGCTAGATTTTTTACTAAAAGCACTATTGGCGAGTATAGTTATATAATGGAAAAAGCCCATAACTATAAACTTCACTTTTATCCAACTCCATTTATGGAAGATATCGGCTCAGATGATACAAAAAGAAAAGCGCTGATACTTGCTTTGGCTAGACAAGAAAGTAGGTTTGTACCGAGTGCGGTTTCGACTTCTTATGCACTTGGAATGATGCAATTTATGCCATTTTTAGCAAATCACATAGGGAAAAAAGAGTTAAAAATAGAAGGCTTTGATCAAGATGATATGTTTAAACCAAGCGTTGCATATAAATTTGCAAATCGTCATTTAGATTACTTAGAAAAGTATCTGAGCAATCCAGTATTTATAGCATACGCTTACAACGGCGGTATAGGTTTTACAAAAAGAATGCTCCAAAAAGGCGATCTTTTTAACAAAAATAGTGCATATAAGAAGTATGAGCCGTTTTTATCTATGGAGCTAGTGCCTTATGCAGAGAGTAGAAACTACGCAAAAAAGGTGCTTTCAAACTATATTATATATCTTGCTATTTTGAATTCCAGTACAAAGATTTCGCAATTTTTCGAAAATTTAATGATACCTGGAGAGAGCGAGAAGTTCCGCTAA
- a CDS encoding YggT family protein, translating to MVLSLFLVSVANLLHIVITAYTWVIIAAALISWVNPDPYNKVVQILYRITTPAYELVRKTRIPTVFGGIDIAPIIVLLVLQFLDMFVVGLLFEIANKL from the coding sequence ATGGTTTTGAGTCTGTTTTTAGTATCTGTGGCAAATTTACTTCATATTGTTATCACGGCTTATACTTGGGTGATTATTGCTGCAGCTCTTATTAGCTGGGTAAATCCAGATCCGTATAATAAGGTCGTTCAGATACTTTATCGCATCACAACTCCGGCTTATGAGTTGGTTCGTAAAACACGCATTCCAACTGTATTTGGCGGTATAGATATAGCTCCTATCATTGTGCTTTTAGTACTTCAGTTTTTAGATATGTTTGTTGTAGGATTGCTCTTTGAAATCGCTAATAAACTTTAG
- the gltX gene encoding glutamate--tRNA ligase, whose translation MYRFAPSPTGDMHIGNLRVALFNYICSLQDKSGFILRIEDTDNARNIDGKDKEIFDILTKFGVKWDRLYYQSKNLKFHQEFAAKLLSEKKAFLCFCDEKSLEAKKEAAKAAGEAYRYDGACEHLSDDEVLHNPHPAAVRLKIKNEPQSFYDAIKGEVKFEPQNIDSFVLLRADKTPTYNFACAIDDMLEGVTFVIRGEDHVSNTPKQNLIREALGYTGKIGYAHLPIILNKEGKKMSKRENSSSVKWLLEKGYMPEAIANYLILLGNKTPCEIFSLNDAIKWFDIKNISKSPARFDEDKLAQINREHIKMASDERLKELGFNKPSLARFYTQESSLIPEIKAKIDQIYTHKNIDGEWSDNANLIKDAILNLDIPNSFDEFKNAIIQKTNLKGKALFMPLRLLLTKSEHGPELKELYDLIKDDIKEIVL comes from the coding sequence ATGTATCGTTTCGCACCATCGCCTACAGGGGATATGCATATAGGTAACTTAAGAGTCGCTTTATTTAACTATATATGTTCGCTTCAAGATAAAAGTGGATTTATTTTACGTATAGAAGACACTGATAATGCTAGAAATATCGACGGAAAAGACAAAGAAATTTTTGATATTTTGACTAAATTTGGCGTGAAATGGGATAGGCTGTATTATCAAAGTAAAAATCTCAAATTTCATCAAGAATTTGCAGCTAAACTTTTGAGCGAAAAAAAAGCGTTTTTATGTTTTTGCGATGAAAAAAGCTTAGAAGCTAAAAAAGAAGCTGCAAAGGCAGCTGGAGAAGCGTATAGATATGATGGTGCTTGTGAGCATTTAAGTGACGATGAGGTACTTCATAATCCTCATCCAGCAGCAGTTCGCCTAAAAATCAAAAATGAGCCACAAAGTTTTTATGACGCTATAAAAGGTGAGGTTAAATTTGAACCGCAAAACATCGATAGTTTTGTGCTTTTAAGAGCAGATAAAACTCCTACTTACAACTTCGCTTGTGCGATAGATGATATGCTTGAGGGCGTTACTTTTGTTATAAGGGGTGAAGATCACGTGAGTAATACCCCAAAACAAAATCTCATTCGTGAGGCACTCGGTTATACCGGTAAAATTGGCTATGCGCACCTTCCTATCATTTTAAATAAAGAAGGTAAAAAGATGAGCAAGAGAGAAAATAGCTCATCTGTAAAATGGCTATTAGAAAAAGGTTATATGCCTGAAGCTATTGCAAATTATCTTATTTTGCTTGGCAACAAAACGCCTTGTGAGATATTTAGCTTGAATGACGCCATAAAGTGGTTTGATATCAAAAATATATCCAAATCCCCAGCCAGATTCGATGAAGATAAACTAGCTCAGATAAATCGCGAACATATAAAAATGGCTAGCGATGAGAGATTAAAAGAGCTTGGATTTAATAAGCCTAGTTTGGCTAGATTTTATACTCAAGAAAGCAGTCTTATCCCAGAAATCAAGGCTAAAATAGATCAAATTTATACTCATAAAAATATCGATGGCGAGTGGAGCGATAATGCAAATTTGATAAAAGATGCTATACTAAATTTAGATATCCCTAATAGTTTTGATGAATTTAAAAACGCTATCATTCAAAAGACAAATTTAAAAGGCAAAGCACTTTTTATGCCACTTCGTCTTTTGCTAACAAAAAGTGAGCACGGACCTGAGCTAAAAGAGCTTTATGATCTTATAAAAGACGATATAAAGGAGATAGTATTATGA
- the queC gene encoding 7-cyano-7-deazaguanine synthase QueC, whose translation MKKNVKNKKAVCVISGGMDSALSAYIAKNEGYDIIALHFDYQQKTMNKEKDCFHKICECLGVSKKVILDTSFIANIGGNALTDLDVKVPKDGVKSDLPITYVFFRNGIFLSIAAALAQKEDCEAIFIGVVEEDSSGYPDCSEEFIKAMNKAINLGTSDNSIKIRTPLVHYTKENIVKKALELKVPLEFTWSCYDSEDEACGKCDSCRLRLKGFELANLEDKIPYKKA comes from the coding sequence ATGAAAAAGAACGTGAAAAATAAAAAAGCAGTTTGCGTGATAAGTGGCGGAATGGATAGTGCTTTATCTGCATATATCGCTAAAAACGAAGGCTATGATATAATCGCACTTCACTTTGACTATCAACAAAAAACTATGAATAAAGAAAAAGATTGTTTTCACAAAATTTGTGAGTGTTTAGGTGTAAGCAAAAAAGTGATCTTAGATACTTCTTTCATAGCAAATATCGGCGGAAATGCTTTAACAGATCTAGATGTTAAGGTGCCAAAAGATGGTGTAAAAAGTGATCTTCCTATAACCTACGTCTTTTTTAGAAACGGAATATTCCTTAGTATCGCAGCTGCACTTGCACAAAAAGAAGATTGCGAAGCTATATTTATAGGAGTTGTAGAAGAAGATAGTAGTGGCTATCCAGATTGCAGTGAAGAGTTTATAAAAGCGATGAATAAAGCTATAAATTTAGGAACTAGCGACAATAGTATCAAAATCAGAACGCCTTTAGTGCATTACACTAAAGAAAATATCGTTAAAAAAGCGTTAGAACTAAAAGTTCCTCTTGAATTTACTTGGAGTTGTTATGATAGCGAAGATGAGGCTTGCGGTAAATGTGATAGTTGCAGACTTAGACTAAAAGGTTTTGAATTAGCAAATTTAGAAGATAAAATACCTTATAAAAAAGCTTGA
- a CDS encoding phosphomannomutase/phosphoglucomutase → MFETIFREYDIRGIYEKDLNELSVKAIGYCLGITMKNRGVKSVSVGFDARLSARALFGFLVSGLNRAGLEVFDIGMLPTPVGYFSVFTGIFDANIMITGSHNPKEYNGFKITIGVESFFGADLQKLKDSVNEFLSSGEVVKDDFRATKFDVLSRYVQFYEKEFSHLKGLKTKIICDCANGVAGIVLERVVKALCLNATLLYKEPDGNFPNHHPDPSEEKNLKDLKTALKGEFEIGFGFDGDADRIAVLTKKRVIKGDDLAYLYAKNMKNPRVLGEVKCSQNMYDEIDKIGKSFMGKTGHSNIKKAMRELNIDMAAEVSGHIFFKERFFGFDDAIYAMIRVLELIQKGFELDAELDKLPVLYSTDEIKVSTKDETKFKIIDELKKELNKKDNGLPNILDIIDIDGVRIKFDGGWALVRASNTTPVLVTRFEASSPEFVKLLEEKVLNLVESIKSELN, encoded by the coding sequence GTGTTTGAAACAATATTTAGAGAGTATGATATACGCGGGATCTATGAAAAGGATTTAAATGAGCTTAGCGTAAAAGCTATTGGCTATTGTCTTGGAATCACTATGAAAAATCGTGGCGTTAAAAGTGTTAGCGTAGGATTTGATGCAAGGCTTAGCGCTAGAGCTCTTTTTGGCTTTTTGGTTAGTGGTTTAAATAGAGCTGGACTTGAGGTTTTTGATATAGGAATGCTACCGACTCCGGTTGGATATTTTAGTGTTTTTACAGGTATTTTTGATGCAAATATAATGATCACCGGAAGTCATAATCCAAAAGAGTATAATGGTTTTAAGATTACTATTGGCGTTGAAAGTTTTTTTGGAGCTGATCTGCAAAAATTAAAAGATAGCGTAAATGAATTTTTATCTAGTGGCGAAGTCGTAAAAGATGATTTTCGTGCAACTAAATTTGATGTTTTGAGTCGCTACGTTCAGTTTTATGAAAAAGAGTTTTCTCATTTAAAAGGATTAAAAACTAAGATTATTTGTGACTGCGCTAATGGAGTTGCTGGGATAGTCTTAGAAAGAGTCGTAAAAGCTCTTTGTTTAAATGCGACTTTGCTTTACAAAGAGCCAGATGGAAATTTCCCAAATCATCATCCAGACCCTAGTGAAGAAAAAAATTTAAAAGATCTTAAAACTGCACTAAAGGGTGAATTTGAGATCGGTTTTGGGTTTGATGGCGACGCAGATCGCATAGCTGTTTTAACCAAAAAAAGGGTTATAAAAGGCGATGATTTAGCCTATCTTTATGCTAAAAATATGAAAAATCCTAGAGTTTTAGGCGAGGTTAAATGCTCGCAAAATATGTATGATGAAATCGATAAGATCGGTAAATCTTTTATGGGAAAAACGGGTCATAGTAACATAAAAAAAGCGATGCGCGAATTGAATATAGATATGGCTGCTGAGGTTAGCGGACATATATTTTTCAAAGAGAGATTTTTTGGCTTTGATGATGCTATTTATGCGATGATAAGAGTTTTGGAGCTGATTCAAAAAGGCTTTGAGCTTGATGCTGAGCTAGATAAACTTCCGGTGCTTTACTCAACAGATGAGATAAAAGTATCTACTAAAGACGAAACCAAATTTAAAATCATAGATGAGTTAAAAAAAGAACTAAATAAAAAAGATAATGGACTTCCAAATATCCTTGATATCATCGATATAGACGGCGTTCGGATTAAATTTGATGGTGGCTGGGCGCTTGTTAGGGCTTCAAATACTACGCCGGTTTTAGTCACTAGATTTGAGGCTAGTAGCCCAGAGTTTGTTAAGCTTTTGGAAGAAAAAGTTTTAAATTTAGTAGAGAGTATAAAGTCAGAACTTAACTAA
- a CDS encoding TIGR02757 family protein, with translation MNNSYLKEILDEHLTSKNTIVNLYSQADPLQIASKFKDPFIALICALFAYGNAKMIVKFLNSLDFDMLNLSDDEIRKEFKSKKILYRFQNSSDVSEIFITIKRLKEYDLQGILLDGFNKRSLMVDAINELIAQIYKLNLYKSDGYEFFFGRGFDKEPKSPYKRYNMWLRWMVRDSDIDLGLFKNLPKSELILPLDTHTHRVSLELGLCDRKSYDYKAALCITSNLKIFDSSDPVKYDFALYRIGQSKELERVKSRLNKI, from the coding sequence ATGAATAATAGTTATTTAAAAGAGATTTTAGATGAGCATCTTACAAGCAAAAATACGATAGTAAATTTATACTCTCAAGCCGATCCACTTCAAATAGCATCTAAATTTAAAGATCCGTTTATAGCTTTGATCTGTGCGTTATTTGCGTATGGAAACGCAAAAATGATAGTTAAATTTTTAAATTCTCTAGATTTTGATATGCTAAATCTTAGCGATGATGAGATAAGAAAAGAGTTTAAATCAAAAAAAATTTTGTATCGTTTTCAAAATAGCTCTGACGTAAGCGAGATCTTTATAACGATAAAACGCTTAAAAGAGTATGATTTACAAGGTATTTTGCTAGATGGTTTTAATAAGCGATCTTTAATGGTAGATGCTATAAATGAGCTTATAGCTCAAATTTATAAACTAAATTTATATAAGAGTGATGGTTATGAGTTTTTCTTTGGACGTGGGTTTGATAAAGAGCCTAAAAGTCCGTATAAACGCTACAATATGTGGCTTAGATGGATGGTAAGAGATAGCGATATAGATCTAGGATTATTTAAAAACCTACCAAAAAGTGAGCTTATACTTCCGCTTGATACGCATACTCATAGAGTTAGTTTAGAGCTTGGTCTTTGTGATCGTAAGAGTTATGATTACAAGGCGGCTTTGTGTATTACTTCAAATTTAAAAATATTTGATAGTAGCGATCCAGTAAAATATGATTTTGCACTTTATAGAATAGGGCAGAGCAAAGAGCTTGAAAGGGTAAAATCTAGACTAAATAAAATTTAA